The segment TATCCTCGTAGGACAAGACTTCCCTACATTGTAATTTGTATGGTACGGATCTTTCAGCAATTATTAATAACAGTATAAACATCAGCAAACATGTCTGAATTTCACCAAGTGTTAGAGGGCTACATCACTTCCTCTCCAAATCCTGTCATTTTCCAATATTACAATATTACAATTTCGCAGCAGAGATCTTCAAGACTCCTCTTCCCTTGGCTCTCAAACAGGCTCCAACATAACTCATAGACACAAAACTTGGGAATAAACCCTGTCTCTGAAAATGAAAACAGTACAGAATACTTTGTCCATCATAAGACCAAAAAAACAAGTTGAATTAAAATACATAAGGAAACTCAAATCTGCAGAGGAAACAAGAAATATCAAGAAAACTGAGCCATATCATTCGAAACTGATTTAGATATATTAATCCCTCATGAGCTATAAGCAGTTTAGCGTGCAGTTAAGATATACTGAATTATATCACTCCTTCATATTCAACGAGATAAAGATTACGCCCCAAACACACCGAAACAAAGATTTTTCCCACACTAAACAAAGAAACTTTttctccaaaaacaaaaacaaatctaCTCAACCAAAACCGCTTCCTCCACACTAAAAAGGAAAGcacaaggcaaaaaaaaaattgtgtttcatACAATCTTGAAGACAGGCTATGATATTTAAAACACAAATAAAACTATTTATTAAGAAAAGGAAAATAACTGTCAATTTTAGATGCATGTCATACTGCTTTAGATGGCTGTATGTAGACTAGAGGGGAACTAATTTAAAAGGTATTACTCGATTATGAATTGGTATGGTCTTACAGGATTTCACAGTGAAAATCGTAGCATGCTTAAAACCATAATTTACAAAGACCGAACCAAGCCAGTAGCAGTGAGTTGCGCTGCCCTGACTAGGTCAACTTGAATGAGTTTGACAGAAATCTGGAAAGCCCTCTACATTTCCATGTTACTCTGAAAAATTTGTCTGAGATTTGATTAGTCTTGAGAGCATTTTTTTAAGACATTATTAAAAGCCTTCAGGTTTTTAAGGTTAAAACCCTCATCTTCATTTATGGCATTCACTTTTTCTAGTATCAACTTCTTTAAACCCTGAGCAATTTGTTTGATGTAtcaatgaccacaaattcattgGCTCATAAGCAATTCCTCCCACTGATTTTGTCCTAGATGTAAGACAGCGAGTAGTCCATTGAAATTTAGGAGTTTCCAGCTTGCTCCACCATTTTGAAAGAATTTACAGATTTGACTCATATATTATTGATCTTATCCTAAATTGGAATCCATAAAAATCCAATTTATTTTGAAAAGCAAGTTTGCCTAGTCAGGGCCTGAAATGACCTGGAGCCCCAAATGTATAATTAAAACCAACTGCTAATGAACTTCCACTGTAAATGGAAGAACCTACTGGTCTTGTGTACAGATTTTAACAATTTCTTTGAAGGACATAGATGACAATCTTAAGAAAAACTGAATCGGGTATTCTAAATGATACTACATCAAACTCAAGGTTACAGCTTCCGAAAATATTGGGAGGCTGGAAAACTTGTTTGCTGAAAATTATGTTTAACTGTTCACTCCTTCCTCTAGCATAACCCTCATTCCAAACACAATGATGCGAATTAATGAAATGCCTTTCACATGCAACAAAACTTATATTAAATAGTCACCAATTACATCACACTGAATGACTGCAGTGAAAGCAATTAGCTCACTTAAAAAGTCAGTAACTAATATGCATACCTTGCTTGAAGAACAATCAGACAGAATGCAGGGCAGGGGAATATGGACGTAGCTTGTGCTGTTAAATATCGTACCTCCAGAAATGCAAAATGCCCAAAGCCAACACCATGACGAGGAGGGCCTGCCTCTCACTGTGTCCTTCCCAAAAATACAAATCAGCATTGGATTGAGCTCTTTGTGTGGTTGGAGGCCTTAGAGATGGCATTTTCATAAACCATCCACAGTGTTGTAGATTCAGGATGTCCTCTGATAATATTTCTAACAAACCTTTCCTCTGGCATCTTCAATACTGACAAAAGAGAAAGGCTCGAGACATTCATGGCTTTGATTTTCTGCCAAACTAGAAACCTGGGCCTCATAACCTTTTCCAAATTTAAATGCAACAAGCAGGTGTGCTTCACTATATAATTTGCAGGGAGCTCCATGTCTTTAACTACAAAGTTCATCGTTTCACGAACTCTTACCTTGGAGTAAAGAAGCACTTGAGGTGCAGGCCGACATACTTGCCAGGTTTCTTCAGCCGAGAGTCCGCAGAGTTGGAGATTCTCTATCTTGGCCTTCAGCGTTTCGATGCGGCTAATAGCTACTACACCTACAATAAATGTGTACGCCTTGCTTTCTTTGGCGACGCCAATCTCACGAATGAGATCAACTTGGGCAGGCGTTAGAGAAGAGCGTTGCAGAATGTCCGGTCTATGACGTAAGAGTCGGAAGAGCTCCGTGCCCTGAAAACCCCATCTCTCCCAGAAAACAACCGAGGGCTTCAGGGTTTTCTCCAGATCATAACTGAAAATGGAGGGAGCCCTAAGCAAAGATTTGATGAGGAACTCCTGGGAGTGAAATAGATTCTTAAGAAACTCCATCTTGGGAAGAAGGGTGTTCTCGAGGCTGACGCTCAAGATGTATGGATAGCTCGCCAAAAGCTTCGCCAAAGTTTCACCTTGAAAGCCGAAATCTTCCAGCAGTTTGATTTTGGGTTCCAATATTCTTTCTGCACTTGTGCTGATTATTGGCGGCTGTGACATCATTATCTTAGCGATTTGGACTTGAGAGCAGCCGTATCTGTTCAACATATCAACAAACTGCTCGACCTTGTCGAGGGTTTGAAGGCTCTGCAAGGAGGGATTTCGTTTAAACATCCGAGTGATGTCGGCTGCAGACATGTTAAATTTGGTGGAGGCAAAGTGTGAAAAGAGGTTCTGCGAATAAGCATGGGTACTGGTAAGGGTGGAATACGCATTGCGGAAATGGAATGGAATGATAAACAGTTTGCTGCGTAACATGATGTTCCTGGAGTTCTGCAACAATAGGGTTCTAATGAGATAAAGAGGCCTCATCTACTACGAGGAATCTACCCAGAGAGCTACTTAAAACCACAAAACAAGAATCAAACCAATATTGCAAGGCAAGGGAAGGTCAGGGAGCCTTACCCAAATAGGAATTTTTCAAAAGATTTAGTCGTAGGGTTGAAAGCTAGGTACTAGGGTTTTAGCATCAACTGGTACTTATCCTCTCAAGTCCACTAGTAGTCACATTTAAGATCATGTTTCTATCGtggatatcatcaaaaaataccatGAAGAACCCTTGTGCATCAGGATAGATTTGCACATCCTTATTCAATAAAGGGCCCCAAATTTTTGAAATCCATTTGTTTAAATCATTGAAGCTTGGCTAGAAAACTCGGAATCTTCCTATTAAACCCAATTTTGCAAAATGTCTTTTAGTTACTACCATTTCATGCTCCATCTCCTCAGTTAGAATTATTGTTATAGAACTAGCATTCTGATTTGGCATTTTTAAGCTATCACCTTCGAGAATACAATCATTATTATAACTTTCCTCTCTATAAAACCCTTGTCTCTTTACAACCTCTACTTGCCCTTTTACCTCTCTCCCCTTGTGCCCATATAACCTTGCCTCTAAATGGCCTCCAAATCAGTCCTCTTTGGCACTCCAACTTCCCTATTGCATGCTAGTCCTCTTTGGCACTCTAACTTCCCTATTGCATGCTCGTTTACAGCTGCATGCATGAATCCCATTTGTGCAATTTCTATTGTGAGagatttaccctcttttcaccataTGTCTATGGGGCAACAAACAATCCCCCAACATCGTGCTTTGCCACCTACCAAAGGAAATTGCAGAAGTGTTGGAAGATCACCCAGTGTGTGCAAAAGACAAAGGGTCATTCGACTAATAGCCTCAATGTGAACCCTCAGCCAAGAGTCtcaatttcacaaaaaccctagcAATGAAAACATACTGAAGTAGCTCCATTTCTAAGTTtactttaaattatatttactaCAAATGAAAACGATTATTTTCTTTTtgctaatacaattttttttatttaatttgttttttggtagggcaatttttttaatttttaaacttcttatcattattcaaaaaaatcattgaaaaaaatttataaaatattttttattgaattagTTATTTTCTACTAATAATTTTAAAAAGAATAATTGCTACATATTGTAATTGTGAAATTGTAGAAttctataaaaaaatatttcatttttttatttatatatctatctaaaacTTGTAATTTTGATAAGTGTATATTTTATTGTATGTGgcgtttattttgaaaatattatgtttaAAATCAACATTAATATTTTGGCATGTGAATGGTTGTCAAATATAAAGTAAATGTTAACATTAACATGCTCACACCATTGCACTCCAGCCATTGTAGAATCAACATTAATTATATCTAAATCtattatattaatttaaattaattcctaTCGTATGAATCATGTGAGGCAAATTGTTGTTTAGGAGGGACAATGTGGTGTAGACTGTGTGGTCTTATCCAAAGGAAAATATCCTAATGCTAATTCAATGCCTTAACCCAGTACACATGTATAGTACTTAGTAtgattcatttattaatcaatgaAGTCGAGAAGTCTTGCCTAAATATATATGCTTGGCACTAGGGACTTGAGTACATATTTTACTTTGATTGTACCTTTGCCTATGAATGTGCCATATAATGGTGACAATAATGACCCAATTCTAATCGCACACACCGATTGACTACacaaaatatttaatataaaatataaataattaaaaaagtagaatatttatttattattattctcaaaattaattgaaatataaatataataatgactaaaataaataaataaataaataaagttattAATAGTCTTTAACTAACAAAGTGAGAAGTCAAATTAATTGAGTGAAATCATCTAATTTTTGACATTACGTTGTATCATCATTGAAATTAAGGTTACTCCAAATAATGTTGGATACTCCAAATTAAATCACATACAATTCATTGTTAAAAATCAATATTAAAACTAGTATAGATATCTCAAATATAGCTATTTGAATAAATGTCGAGAGAATAAATTgaaactatttttttaatttttaaattatttaattttacgTTATATTATATTTACTACTTACAATTATCAttattcaaaaaatcattaaaaaaattatataataaattttttattgaattaattattttCTAATAATAATTTCAAAAAGAGCATTTGCTATACATTGTAATAATGAAATggtagattattttttattttttatttttattttatatctatGCATCTATCTAAAGCTTACAATTCTAATGAGAGCATATCTTTTTTTATTGAATGAAAAATCATTACAATAACACCTATAAGGGCATTTCTTTCTTTTTATGTGgagtttatttttgaaaatattatgttaatgttagagttatcatgtattagctaataattatttatttaattattagtctattatactctacgcttaagctaaacttaggcatttaataatatggtaggtatttaataattattctaattattaaatacatattatccctttagggttgcatattttccttttataagaattgtattgtatttttcatattcgattccctttctgaatgataattttcttcttcacagcatttatgcttttttgctttatgtgcctccattcttctcttgtgacgggtatttgcatgcaggtgttcttgggatctctaaagttgtatttgctcaacttcttcatggtatcagagctccagatctgcatgcccctgttctcttcatgagagattttgggccttgttcttcagatctgtgtattcgggggtttgtgcagttgcctttttccatttttgggggtagctgattttttggtacattttggtgccaaaagaacCTCACTGTTGGATTCAAGAGgtcgattccatgaattttgatataaaattcgaTATATTTTGGTGTCAGGTGTTCGGGAGGCAAAAATTTTAAGGCCCCAGGTCGTACGGCCTCGGGGCATGCagatcaaaaaatatatttttttttttggtagtttTACGGCTTGCCTAGGCTGATCTGGACACAACCAAGCCGTCAGCGGTCTATAACCCATCGAGGCCAGCCTAGCGGTTTACCGCCGATAGTCTTCAAACTGCTGACCCCACTGCTTCATGGTTATTGTGGCGGTCACAGTCACTGTCGCCCCGCGAGCCACCTGTCGCCAACACCCTCTGCCTAGGACCAGCCCATCGCCCGGTCGTTGCTCTGTTCGGCTACCGCTGCCTGCTCCACTGCCCAACCGTCGCCGCCACCCCTGCACCACTCTCGTGCCGCCCAGGAGCCACCGACCTGTTTTTGGCCTCTCCTTTGTCCTTTTCGGCGATCGGATTTTTTTTGCAAGCACCAAATTTTTTTTCCAGTGAGTTTTTCCAAGCAAATTGGTTTTTTTGGCGATGACtgtcatacgaccatcaaatttatgCTTGCAGTCAGATGATGTCAACACTGTGTAGGCAGCCTTCAGGCCCATCCAGAGCGCCTTcagtttttttgccatatcttgggCTCATGaaagcattttttgaaaaatcctatattgttggaaagctcttttcgagctctatccagatctggaggtttgaaatttttattttgcttttttgatggtttttttgcTGTAAAAGCTagaagttcctttttgcactcaAGGAGACATAatttgagcatctgaactccatttttcaaaaactttatatcgttggaaagcttgttctatgcACTTTTCAGTCATATTAATTTTCTTTGTAGATTcttctctaggtacattttatttatctttttttcttttcagcactttggtgaatatcgtggatgtttcaggtcctgggatctctttctttgagtaggatgtctcgtctttggttgttaTTTTTGTATTTCCAGTcttctgtctcttctgatcattgtacatcattttgtaagttttttttttgcaaacgcactgagataaagtgccactatgcattatatacttgggatcttgcacatcttgtgccttattgtacatgcactccattataaagtgccatgggggggttgatgttttcctttgttttctatctacctttgtcatgtgatttttccttccacgacattagcctcatgatgtgtgtcaagtgagtgttcatgaatgagacccaaatttgccttcatcatgtagctATTTTTTGCTTCCTGCAATtaattttttagctactccctaagttcatcttaagggggggtgttagagttatcatgtattagatcataattatttatttaattattagtctattatactctatgcttaagataaacttagacatttaataatatgctaggtatttaataattattctaattattaaatacatattatccctttagggtttctttaaggTTGCACattttccttttataaggattgtattgtatttttcatatttgattccctttctaaatgataattttcttcttcagagcatttatgtttttttgctttatgtgcctccattcttttcttgtgacaggtatttacatgtaggtgttcttgggatctctaaagttgtatttcctcaacttcttcagttaataattaatataaatattttgacATATAAATGATTGTAAAATTTGCACTAAAAGGTAAGAGCTTTTATTAACATGGTCACCTTAACAAACTCACGCCATGACAAGTTTACCCATTTTTCTATAATCTACAAGCacatgattttctcaaaataacaatataaaattACAATATCAATAAGAAAGACAATATCTAAAAACCCACTTACAAACTATCACCATCAACACTACAAGAACACAATGAATCTTCAACATTTAACTCACAAACTTTAGAAATTCTTTTGTAAGTAAAAtataacttattaaatgaaaatatGTTGCTATAGTAGAAACAAAccccaacataaacaacaaaaaaaaataaaaataccaatatGAAATATCCACTCAAAAACTACAACTTCAACCACGTTGTCGAGCATTGATTTGCTCCAAATTAGAAAATAGATCTCTCcatatttgaaattaattaaaaatactAACCTACAACAAGAAACTCACTTCTACAACAACAAATGCAGTCAAATAGTAGCAACCACAACTCATGCAAAACTAAAAGAGAAATAATTAGCAACTATCCCCTCCTACACCTAGTCTAAAATGACCACTAAAAGGCCTAGGGCCCCTATAGACATTGGTGGTCCTAATGCTAGTCATGATAGTGCTTCTCAAATCATTAGTAGTGAACTGATTTTCAATGAAAGTTTAGGAGACTCAATTTCAAAGGGGGTGCCTATTAAACCTCGTGTTCTCTATGCATCTAGCAAGGTTGCTACCTCTAATAACTCAAACCCATATTTGTATCTTGAACAAGGTGAGAAACGTGGGGATAGCCCTTTTACTATTTCACcaatggaagggatgaatttgaCTAATCAGTTACTAAGATTGTCTTCTAAGATTATTCTGACAAATGCTTTTAGCCTCCTGACTAGTGATTTGGAAAAGATTAAACTTGATCCTATCACCTCTAGTTACTTAGGAATTAAAATTACTAGTCCTTCTTAATCAACCGAAAACCCTCAAAGGAAACAAAGAGGTGGAATCTAATGATACATTGAATAAAAAAATGCACAACAACTAGCCATGAATAAAATTAGGCAAAATATTGTCTTGAATAGTTACAGTCCTATTAAAACTAACATAAAACTAATAAGGGAAATATAGTGGATACTATAAGGAGATTGAAATAAGTCCTTTAATTAAACATTTGACTAATAAAAATTGCGGTAAATTTATAACTATGGTTAACACAAATAATGTTAACAAAGACCAGAAAATCATGAACAAAGCATCCTCTGCGGTAAAAAGATTGATACAAGGGCATCTTGGAGGATCTCAGGCCAAACCTAATGTTGAAAGAATGCAAATGCTTTATGAGCCTCATAGAGCTTACTTATCATGTCATGTGATGGATACAAGGCTAAACAATACCTAGATAGGTCCGCACCTATCTACCCCAAGTTTTAGGCCCTCTCTAAGTATCTAGAGCATTTGTGCACATTACATTAACCATGGGGCCTAGGATGTTGATGCAGATCAATTTTGATGTTGGAACTTGATATATAAACACTTCAAAGAGAACTAAAGAGTAGCTAGGTAGTAGCTACAGAGCAGTATTTAGGGAGGAATTGATCTGGGAAACTTCTGATTTATTTTTATCTTTGTAATAAGCCCATGGCAACTTGTGAGATTGCACATGGTGCCAATTTAGGCTAAATGTAAGGAATGTATGAAGGTTTGTAGGTATGTAATTTTTATGTTCATTAAAAGAAGTTCTTTTTCTTATCCACATTCGGTTCTTTGTTATACTTTTGTGTTTGTTGGCTGCAATGTTGGACATCTGGTCTGAACCCTCTAACCTTTACTACATCAAATGGCATCAGGGTGAGATTCACACTTGAGGGGTAGGAGTATTGGAAGATATGTGATGTGGACAGATCATGAATTGAGGTAG is part of the Cryptomeria japonica chromosome 10, Sugi_1.0, whole genome shotgun sequence genome and harbors:
- the LOC131034886 gene encoding uncharacterized protein LOC131034886 isoform X2 — encoded protein: MRPLYLIRTLLLQNSRNIMLRSKLFIIPFHFRNAYSTLTSTHAYSQNLFSHFASTKFNMSAADITRMFKRNPSLQSLQTLDKVEQFVDMLNRYGCSQVQIAKIMMSQPPIISTSAERILEPKIKLLEDFGFQGETLAKLLASYPYILSVSLENTLLPKMEFLKNLFHSQEFLIKSLLRAPSIFSYDLEKTLKPSVVFWERWGFQGTELFRLLRHRPDILQRSSLTPAQVDLIREIGVAKESKAYTFIVGVVAISRIETLKAKIENLQLCGLSAEETWQVCRPAPQVLLYSKKIKAMNVSSLSLLSVLKMPEERFVRNIIRGHPESTTLWMVYENAISKASNHTKSSIQC
- the LOC131034886 gene encoding transcription termination factor MTERF2, chloroplastic isoform X1, whose translation is MRPLYLIRTLLLQNSRNIMLRSKLFIIPFHFRNAYSTLTSTHAYSQNLFSHFASTKFNMSAADITRMFKRNPSLQSLQTLDKVEQFVDMLNRYGCSQVQIAKIMMSQPPIISTSAERILEPKIKLLEDFGFQGETLAKLLASYPYILSVSLENTLLPKMEFLKNLFHSQEFLIKSLLRAPSIFSYDLEKTLKPSVVFWERWGFQGTELFRLLRHRPDILQRSSLTPAQVDLIREIGVAKESKAYTFIVGVVAISRIETLKAKIENLQLCGLSAEETWQVCRPAPQVLLYSKVRVRETMNFVVKDMELPANYIVKHTCLLHLNLEKVMRPRFLVWQKIKAMNVSSLSLLSVLKMPEERFVRNIIRGHPESTTLWMVYENAISKASNHTKSSIQC